A window of Drosophila subobscura isolate 14011-0131.10 chromosome E, UCBerk_Dsub_1.0, whole genome shotgun sequence contains these coding sequences:
- the LOC117890158 gene encoding CD63 antigen-like — protein MDCGGVFVKYVLFIFNILFVICGILLITFGSIMVSTIKDFSSMDETFTANSVAIIILVLGCLIFLVAFMGCCGAIREDACCLTTYSSVMMVLLISQLVLIIYVWVDHVQIQQSLEKIVQTIWDQRKTDSILLDTMQRSFKCCGLHRFSDYGLSYPGSCCDSPTNGSCTLTSVMTRPGCLSAVDSFWDTNVSIIKYAGLGVTAVELVAFIFACCLANQTRNSQRRQNY, from the exons aTGGATTGCGGCGGCGTTTTTGTGAAATATGTTCTATTCATATTCAATATTCTGTTTGTG atATGTGGCATTCTACTCATCACATTTGGGTCCATTATGGTCTCCACCATCAAGGACTTTTCGAGCATGGATGAGACCTTCACAGCGAACAGTGTGGCCATCATAATCCTGGTCCTGGGCTGCCTCATCTTCCTCGTTGCATTCATGGGCTGCTGCGGTGCCATACGCGAGGATGCCTGCTGCCTGACCACG TACTCGAGTgtgatgatggtgctgctCATCAGTCAGTTGGTTTTGATCATTTACGTGTGGGTGGATCATGTTCAGATCCAGCAATCCCTGGAGAAAATTGTGCAGACCATTTGGGATCAGCGCAAAACGGACAGCATTCTCCTGGACACCATGCAGCGCAGC TTCAAGTGCTGCGGTCTGCATAGATTCTCAGATTATGGTCTCTCCTACCCAGGTTCCTGCTGCGATTCACCTACCAATGGCAGCTGTACCCTAACGTCGGTCATGACGCGCCCTGGCTGCCTGAGTGCGGTTGACTCGTTCTGGGACACCAATGTGAGCATCATCAAGTACGCCGGCCTTGGCGTCACCGCTGTTGAG CTCGTGGCCTTTAtatttgcctgctgcttggccaATCAAACGCGCAACTCCCAGAGACGCCAGAACTATTAA